Proteins from one Suncus etruscus isolate mSunEtr1 chromosome 3, mSunEtr1.pri.cur, whole genome shotgun sequence genomic window:
- the REN gene encoding renin, whose product MPGWGLLLLLWGSCAFSLPADNGAFRRIFLKRMPSVRESLKERGVDVARLSAEWSQFAVGLSLGNNTSPVVLTNYLDTQYYGEIGIGTPAQSFKVIFDTGSANLWVPSSKCSPLYTACEIHSLYDSAESSSYMENGTEFTIRYGSGKVKGFQSQDVVTVGGITVTQTFGEVTELPLIPFMLAKFDGVLGMGFPAQAVGGVTPVFDHILSQRVLKEDVFSVYYSRNSHLLGGEIVLGGSDPQYYQGNFHYVSVSRTGSWQINMKGVSVRSATLLCAEGCMAVVDTGASYISAPTSSLHLLMDTLGAKERSTNDYVVNCNQVPTMPDISFHLGGRAYTLTSADYVLQESFSHEDLCTLALHGMDVPPPTGPTWVLGASFIRKFYTEFDRRNNRIGFALAR is encoded by the exons GATTTTCCTGAAGAGAATGCCGTCGGTACGGGAGAGCCTGAAGGAACGAGGTGTGGATGTGGCCAGACTCAGCGCTGAGTGGAGTCAGTTTGCTGTGGGCCTCTCCCTGGGCAACAACACTTCCCCCGTGGTCCTCACCAACTACCTGGAC ACCCAGTATTATGGTGAGATTGGCATCGGCACCCCAGCCCAATCCTTCAAAGTCATCTTCGACACAGGCTCTGCCAACCTCTGGGTGCCATCCAGCAAATGCAGCCCCCTTTATACGGCCTGTG AGATCCACAGTCTCTACGATTCTGCGGAATCCTCCAGCTACATGGAGAACGGAACTGAATTCACCATCCGCTATGGATCTGGGAAGGTCAAAGGCTTCCAGAGCCAGGATGTGGTAACG GTGGGCGGAATCACGGTGACACAGACCTTTGGCGAAGTCACAGAGCTGCCCCTTATCCCATTCATGCTGGCCAAGTTCGACGGGGTACTGGGAATGGGCTTCCCTGCACAGGCTGTTGGGGGAGTCACCCCTGTCTTCGACCACATTCTCTCACAAAGAGTGTTAAAGGAAGATGTCTTCTCTGTTTACTACAGCAG gAATTCTCATTTGCTGGGAGGAGAGATTGTGCTGGGAGGCAGTGACCCCCAGTATTACCAAGGCAATTTTCACTATGTGAGCGTCAGCAGGACCGGCTCCTGGCAGATCAACATGAAAGG GGTGTCTGTGAGGTCAGCCACGCTGCTGTGTGCAGAGGGCTGCATGGCAGTGGTAGACACCGGCGCCTCCTACATCTCAGCCCCCACCAGCTCCCTGCACCTGCTCATGGACACCTTGGGGGCCAAGGAGCGGAGCACAAATGAC TACGTGGTGAACTGCAACCAGGTGCCCACCATGCCTGATATCTCCTTCCACCTCGGGGGCAGGGCCTACACCTTGACCAGTGCTGATTACGTTTTGCAG GAGTCCTTCAGCCACGAGGACCTGTGCACGCTTGCCCTCCACGGTATGGACGTGCCCCCACCCACTGGGCCCACCTGGGTGCTGGGTGCCAGCTTCATCCGCAAGTTCTACACGGAATTTGACCGGCGCAACAATC